In the genome of Longimicrobium sp., the window TGGACACCATCCGCCCCGCCCTTCGCGGCGACGGCGGGGACGTGGAGTTCGTCGGATACGACGACGCGGAGGGCGTGGTGCAGCTTCGCCTGATGGGCGCGTGCAGCTCGTGCCCCATCTCGACTATGACGGTGAAGCAGGGAATCGAGCGGCGGATCAAGCAGGTGATTCCGGAAGTCCGCGAAGTCCAGGCGGTCTGACGGCCGCCCGCACAGACGATAGCCGGCGCTCGCATGGGCGCCGGCATTTTAACAGAAGTGCGTGAGTGCGTTAGTGCGTGAGTGCGCTTGCCGTACCCACGCACTTCCGCACTCACGCACTCACGCACTT includes:
- a CDS encoding NifU family protein, whose protein sequence is MVEQIEDTLDTIRPALRGDGGDVEFVGYDDAEGVVQLRLMGACSSCPISTMTVKQGIERRIKQVIPEVREVQAV